From a region of the Kaistia sp. 32K genome:
- a CDS encoding amino acid ABC transporter permease encodes MAFDSSVFFGALFSTAFLNGALVTVLLALLSHGVGILISIPAALYVSGPPSPLRWLVKGILGMLRGAPTLLQLLFVWNALPQFFPVFREPWFSPFLAAWIALSLNEAAYQTEINRAALGAIDPGQKAAGVALGLTRFQILRRILLPQAVRVALPSTANEFITLLKITSLASVISLSELMSVTSRAVATTFQFTEYYAAALVYYLVMVYVLVFLQSRLERRLVWNTSAAEASPGMLQKAMAFYRRS; translated from the coding sequence ATGGCCTTTGATAGTTCGGTCTTCTTCGGGGCGCTGTTCTCCACGGCGTTCCTGAACGGAGCCCTGGTCACGGTCCTGCTCGCGCTGCTCTCGCACGGCGTCGGCATCCTGATTTCCATTCCCGCCGCCCTCTATGTGAGCGGGCCGCCCAGCCCGCTCCGGTGGCTCGTCAAGGGTATCCTTGGCATGCTTCGCGGCGCGCCGACGCTGCTGCAGCTGCTGTTCGTCTGGAACGCGCTGCCGCAGTTCTTCCCGGTGTTCCGCGAGCCGTGGTTCTCGCCCTTCCTGGCGGCCTGGATCGCGCTCAGCCTGAACGAGGCCGCCTACCAGACCGAGATCAACCGCGCCGCGCTCGGCGCCATCGACCCCGGCCAGAAGGCCGCCGGCGTCGCGCTCGGCCTGACGCGGTTCCAGATCCTGCGCCGGATCCTGCTGCCGCAGGCGGTGCGCGTGGCGCTGCCCTCGACCGCGAACGAGTTCATCACGCTCCTGAAGATCACCTCGCTCGCTTCGGTCATCTCGCTCTCCGAGCTGATGAGCGTCACCTCGCGCGCCGTGGCGACCACGTTCCAGTTCACCGAGTACTACGCCGCCGCCTTGGTCTACTACCTGGTCATGGTCTACGTGCTGGTCTTCCTGCAGTCGCGGCTCGAGCGCCGCCTCGTCTGGAACACCTCCGCCGCCGAGGCCTCGCCCGGCATGCTGCAGAAGGCGATGGCCTTCTACCGCCGCTCCTGA
- a CDS encoding alpha/beta family hydrolase produces MTEFLFDGPENGRATILLAHGAGAPMDSASMTAAAKALADAGFRVARFEFAYMASRRTGDGRKPPPRADKLIPEYRAAVAALGATGPLIIGGKSMGGRVASMVADELLAENAIVGLLCLGYPFHPPAKPEQLRTAHLLDLKTPTLICQGTRDEFGTRDDVSTYALSDRIEILWLEDGDHDLKPRKSVSGFTAADHLRTMASAVAEWAGGLPGGR; encoded by the coding sequence ATGACCGAATTTCTGTTCGACGGGCCGGAAAACGGCCGGGCGACCATTTTGCTGGCGCATGGCGCCGGCGCGCCGATGGATTCGGCCTCCATGACCGCGGCGGCGAAGGCGCTCGCCGACGCCGGGTTTCGCGTCGCCCGCTTCGAGTTCGCCTATATGGCCTCGCGGCGAACTGGTGACGGGCGCAAGCCGCCACCGCGCGCCGACAAACTGATTCCGGAATATCGCGCCGCCGTGGCAGCGCTGGGGGCGACGGGGCCGCTCATCATCGGCGGGAAATCCATGGGCGGGCGCGTCGCCAGCATGGTCGCGGACGAGCTGTTGGCCGAGAACGCCATCGTCGGGCTGCTCTGCCTCGGCTATCCCTTCCATCCGCCGGCCAAGCCCGAGCAATTGCGCACCGCGCATCTCCTCGACCTCAAGACACCGACGCTGATCTGCCAGGGCACGCGCGACGAATTTGGTACGCGCGACGATGTCTCGACCTACGCGCTGTCGGATCGAATCGAGATTCTTTGGCTCGAGGATGGCGATCACGACCTGAAGCCGCGCAAGAGCGTCTCCGGCTTCACGGCGGCCGATCACCTGCGGACGATGGCATCGGCGGTAGCCGAATGGGCTGGCGGACTGCCCGGCGGCCGATAG
- the secE gene encoding preprotein translocase subunit SecE, protein MATKTNPITFLQQVRAEVSKVVWPSRRETAITTVMVFVMAVLASLFFTVADFGLSWGVSFLLGIGR, encoded by the coding sequence ATGGCCACCAAAACAAATCCAATTACGTTCCTCCAGCAGGTACGTGCGGAGGTATCGAAGGTCGTATGGCCGTCGCGTCGCGAAACCGCGATCACGACAGTCATGGTCTTCGTTATGGCCGTCCTGGCGAGCCTCTTCTTCACAGTGGCCGATTTCGGCCTGAGCTGGGGCGTTTCGTTCCTGCTCGGCATCGGTCGATAG
- a CDS encoding arginase family protein, which yields MTDFDFDAARKDMGRWYWWGIPTFFRCEWNEDPAASDIALLGVPHSSGNGSTERDQHLGPRAVRNVSAQYRRSHGRFGITPWDLARINDAGDVPLPEAMVNDVCVQHIEAYARRFNDVGTRLVSMGGDHGITGPLLKSVAGPHSKLTNGQKVALVHFDAHTDSYRHLPHWLGSRRSSAHWASYTVEEGHVDAHASTQIGIRPNVGTPGSKNTSEELGYRIIGMDEIEEIGVQGVVKTMRERIGDLPVYVTFDLDSLDPADAPGVSNLEPGYPGIRIGDAMRMLQGLRGLNVVGADVVCIMPTKDNPNNITAMNAMVVMFELLSLMADYKKNHAPA from the coding sequence ATGACCGATTTCGACTTCGACGCCGCGCGCAAGGACATGGGCCGCTGGTACTGGTGGGGCATCCCGACCTTCTTCCGCTGCGAGTGGAACGAGGATCCGGCCGCCAGCGACATCGCGCTCCTCGGCGTCCCGCACAGCTCCGGCAACGGCTCGACCGAGCGCGACCAGCATCTCGGCCCCCGCGCCGTCCGCAACGTCTCGGCCCAGTATCGCCGCAGCCACGGCCGCTTCGGCATCACGCCGTGGGATCTCGCCCGCATCAACGACGCCGGCGACGTGCCGCTGCCGGAAGCGATGGTCAACGACGTCTGCGTCCAGCACATCGAGGCCTATGCCCGCCGTTTCAACGATGTCGGCACGCGCCTCGTCTCGATGGGCGGCGACCATGGCATCACCGGCCCGCTCCTGAAGTCGGTCGCCGGCCCGCATTCGAAGCTGACCAACGGCCAGAAGGTGGCCCTGGTGCATTTCGACGCCCACACCGACAGCTACCGCCACCTGCCGCATTGGCTGGGCAGCCGCCGCTCGTCGGCGCATTGGGCGAGCTATACGGTCGAGGAAGGCCATGTCGACGCGCATGCCTCGACCCAGATCGGCATCCGCCCGAATGTCGGCACGCCCGGCTCGAAGAACACCAGCGAGGAGCTCGGCTACCGCATCATCGGCATGGACGAGATCGAGGAGATCGGCGTCCAGGGCGTGGTGAAGACCATGCGCGAGCGCATCGGCGACCTGCCGGTCTACGTCACCTTCGACCTTGATTCGCTCGATCCGGCCGACGCCCCCGGCGTCTCGAACCTCGAGCCCGGCTATCCGGGCATCCGCATTGGCGACGCCATGCGCATGCTGCAGGGCCTGCGCGGGCTGAATGTCGTCGGCGCCGACGTCGTCTGCATCATGCCGACCAAGGACAACCCGAACAACATCACCGCGATGAACGCCATGGTCGTGATGTTCGAACTCCTGTCGCTGATGGCCGACTACAAGAAGAACCACGCCCCCGCGTAG
- a CDS encoding RNA methyltransferase, protein MLANPRRKVLQLLATQNAAARLVEEGAPVPADLKDTSPRDLDKLLGSEAVHQGVAVEVAPLEPLPLDALGDARLVVVLDQVTDPHNVGAILRSAVAFGADALITTGRHAPTETGVLAKSASGALEHIAMIEVPNLATTLTDLRDMGFTCVGLDSEGTTSIEDGIQGDRIALVLGAEGKGLRRLTRDRCDVVARLDMPGAIKSLNVSNAAVLSLYLAHRHLGTPNL, encoded by the coding sequence GTGCTCGCGAATCCCCGGCGCAAGGTTTTGCAGCTGCTGGCGACGCAGAATGCGGCGGCGCGACTGGTCGAGGAGGGAGCGCCTGTTCCCGCCGACCTCAAGGACACGTCGCCGCGCGATCTCGACAAGCTGCTCGGCTCCGAGGCGGTGCATCAGGGCGTTGCCGTCGAAGTGGCACCGCTGGAGCCCCTCCCCCTCGACGCGCTCGGCGACGCCCGTCTCGTCGTCGTGCTCGACCAGGTGACCGATCCGCACAATGTCGGCGCGATTCTCCGCTCGGCCGTCGCCTTCGGCGCCGACGCGCTGATCACCACCGGCCGGCACGCGCCGACCGAGACCGGCGTTCTCGCCAAATCGGCTTCCGGCGCGCTCGAGCACATCGCCATGATCGAGGTGCCGAATCTCGCCACCACGCTCACCGATCTCCGCGACATGGGCTTTACCTGCGTCGGCCTCGACAGCGAGGGCACGACGTCGATCGAGGACGGCATACAGGGCGACCGGATCGCCCTGGTGCTCGGTGCCGAGGGCAAGGGCCTGCGCCGGCTGACGCGCGACCGCTGCGACGTCGTCGCTAGGCTCGACATGCCCGGCGCCATCAAGAGCCTCAACGTCTCCAACGCGGCGGTGCTGTCGCTCTATCTGGCGCACCGGCATCTCGGCACGCCAAATCTCTGA
- a CDS encoding helix-turn-helix domain-containing protein: MKTDTSPAASKPQKPAPKFGGLIKERRRQLNLTLESVAKTVELTKSFLSDIENDKTSPSVASLVRLCDALGLSIGDLFNSTMSTVVRADERPKVSFGGTGVSDSLLTASNSTRLQALWTEIEPLGTGGEKLYSLRADEEFIHVVSGTLLVRMENESFELNAGDSMTFDPRLLHTFLNPSSTERTVAIFVMTPRPS, translated from the coding sequence ATGAAGACGGACACTTCGCCTGCGGCCAGCAAGCCACAGAAGCCAGCCCCGAAGTTCGGCGGCCTGATCAAGGAGCGCCGGCGGCAGCTCAACCTGACGCTGGAGAGCGTCGCGAAGACAGTCGAGCTGACCAAGAGCTTCCTGAGCGACATCGAGAACGACAAGACCTCGCCCTCCGTGGCGTCGCTCGTCCGGCTCTGCGACGCGCTGGGGCTTTCGATCGGCGATCTGTTCAATTCGACGATGTCGACCGTCGTGCGCGCCGACGAGCGGCCGAAGGTCTCCTTCGGCGGAACCGGCGTCTCGGACTCACTGCTGACGGCCAGCAACAGCACGCGCCTGCAGGCGCTCTGGACCGAGATCGAGCCGCTCGGCACGGGTGGTGAGAAGCTCTATTCGCTGCGCGCCGACGAAGAGTTCATCCACGTCGTCTCCGGCACGTTGCTGGTGCGGATGGAGAATGAGAGCTTCGAGCTCAACGCCGGGGATTCGATGACCTTCGATCCCCGCCTCCTGCACACCTTCCTGAATCCCTCCTCCACCGAACGGACGGTCGCGATCTTCGTGATGACGCCGCGACCGTCCTGA
- a CDS encoding amino acid ABC transporter ATP-binding protein translates to MIRVENISKRYGDFLVLDNVSLSIAKGSKVVICGPSGSGKSTLIRCMNYLAPHDTGVVAIEGVEPKNRRSCEAVRREVGMVFQNFNLFPHLTILENCILAPMLARKLSRAAATERAHQYLKRVHIGEQANKYPTQLSGGQQQRVAIARALCMEPKVILFDEPTSALDPEMVGEVLDVMVELAGDGMTMVCVTHEMAFARKVADQIVFMDKGQIVEVAPPEQFFTSATSPRAKTFLSQLQH, encoded by the coding sequence ATGATCCGCGTCGAGAACATCAGCAAGCGCTATGGCGACTTCCTCGTGCTGGACAATGTCAGCCTGTCCATCGCCAAGGGCTCCAAGGTCGTCATCTGCGGCCCCTCCGGATCGGGCAAGTCGACCCTGATCCGCTGCATGAACTACCTCGCTCCCCACGATACCGGCGTCGTCGCCATCGAGGGCGTCGAGCCGAAGAACCGCCGCAGCTGCGAGGCGGTGCGGCGCGAGGTCGGCATGGTGTTCCAGAACTTCAACCTGTTCCCGCACCTGACCATCCTCGAGAACTGCATCCTGGCGCCGATGCTGGCGCGCAAGCTCTCGCGCGCCGCAGCGACCGAGCGCGCGCACCAGTATCTGAAGCGCGTCCATATCGGCGAGCAGGCCAACAAATATCCGACCCAGCTTTCGGGCGGCCAGCAGCAGCGCGTGGCGATCGCTCGCGCGCTCTGCATGGAGCCCAAGGTCATCCTGTTCGACGAGCCGACCTCGGCGCTCGATCCCGAGATGGTCGGCGAAGTCCTCGACGTGATGGTGGAGCTCGCCGGCGACGGCATGACCATGGTCTGCGTGACGCATGAGATGGCCTTCGCCCGCAAGGTCGCCGACCAGATCGTCTTCATGGACAAGGGCCAGATCGTCGAGGTCGCCCCGCCGGAACAGTTCTTCACCTCCGCGACCTCGCCCCGCGCCAAGACCTTCCTGTCGCAACTCCAGCACTAA
- a CDS encoding transporter substrate-binding domain-containing protein, producing the protein MSQSFKTGILCALALAAATVPSFAAEAQPSFVGDKVFTVCTDATFPPMEFFESAGNAEPVGFDIDLAKALAGHWGAESRIIVSEFTGLLPGLDAGRCDAVISGIPLTPERVAAYPGVPYFSTAVVVFAGDKSGLVVNDATDLSGKVVAVQAGTSYLARLEKINETLAAAGRPAIKIQTYPKQTDVIQQVLVGRAEAAVSQDTELAYRNLQKEGQFKTLYSFPDTSDFAVFIKRVDGDEAAVSAAVAALVKDGSLGEIAKKWGTSVDSLVPGVSQ; encoded by the coding sequence GTGTCGCAGTCATTCAAGACCGGAATTTTGTGCGCCCTTGCGCTCGCCGCAGCAACGGTACCGTCCTTTGCCGCCGAAGCGCAGCCGTCTTTTGTTGGGGACAAGGTATTCACCGTCTGCACCGACGCGACGTTCCCGCCGATGGAGTTCTTCGAGAGCGCCGGCAATGCGGAACCCGTCGGCTTCGACATCGACCTTGCCAAGGCGCTGGCCGGTCACTGGGGCGCCGAATCCCGCATCATCGTCTCGGAGTTCACGGGTCTGCTTCCCGGTCTCGACGCCGGCCGCTGCGACGCCGTCATCAGCGGCATCCCGCTGACGCCGGAGCGCGTCGCCGCCTATCCGGGCGTCCCGTATTTCTCCACCGCCGTCGTCGTGTTCGCGGGTGACAAGTCGGGCCTCGTCGTCAACGACGCCACCGATCTTTCCGGCAAGGTCGTCGCCGTCCAGGCCGGCACCAGCTATCTGGCTCGCCTCGAGAAGATCAACGAGACCCTGGCCGCCGCCGGCCGCCCCGCCATCAAGATCCAGACCTATCCGAAGCAGACCGACGTCATCCAGCAGGTGCTGGTGGGCCGCGCCGAGGCGGCTGTCTCGCAGGATACGGAACTCGCCTATCGCAACCTGCAGAAGGAAGGCCAGTTCAAGACCCTCTATTCCTTCCCCGACACCAGCGATTTCGCCGTCTTCATCAAGCGCGTCGATGGTGACGAGGCTGCCGTCAGCGCGGCGGTCGCGGCTCTCGTCAAGGACGGTTCGCTCGGCGAGATCGCCAAGAAGTGGGGAACTTCCGTCGACAGCCTCGTTCCCGGCGTGAGCCAATAA
- the tuf gene encoding elongation factor Tu, whose amino-acid sequence MAKEKFERNKPHCNIGTIGHVDHGKTSLTAAITKVLAKAGGATFKAYDQIDAAPEERARGITISTAHVEYETANRHYAHVDCPGHADYVKNMITGAAQMDGAILVVSAADGPMPQTREHILLARQVGVPALVVFLNKCDLVDDPELLELVELEVRELLSSYDFPGDDIPIVKGSAVVALNDGDAKLGEDAILELMTAVDAYIPQPERPVDQPFLMPIEDVFSISGRGTVVTGRVERGIVKVGEEIEIVGIRPTVKTTCTGVEMFRKLLDQGQAGDNIGALLRGIDREGVERGQVLCKPGSVTPHTVFKAEAYILTKEEGGRHTPFFTNYRPQFYFRTTDVTGIVTLPEGVEMVMPGDNISVDVELIVPIAMEEKLRFAIREGGRTVGAGVVASIIK is encoded by the coding sequence ATGGCAAAAGAGAAATTCGAGCGCAATAAGCCGCACTGCAACATTGGCACGATCGGCCACGTTGACCATGGCAAGACGTCGCTGACCGCGGCAATCACCAAGGTCCTGGCCAAGGCCGGCGGCGCGACCTTCAAGGCGTATGACCAGATCGACGCAGCGCCGGAAGAGCGTGCGCGCGGCATCACGATCTCGACGGCGCACGTTGAGTACGAGACGGCCAACCGTCACTACGCTCACGTCGACTGCCCCGGCCACGCCGACTACGTCAAGAACATGATCACCGGTGCCGCCCAGATGGACGGCGCGATCCTGGTCGTGTCGGCCGCCGACGGCCCGATGCCGCAGACCCGCGAGCACATCCTGCTCGCCCGTCAGGTCGGCGTTCCGGCGCTCGTGGTGTTCCTGAACAAGTGCGACCTGGTCGACGATCCGGAGCTGCTCGAGCTCGTCGAGCTCGAAGTCCGCGAGCTGCTGTCGTCCTACGACTTCCCGGGCGATGACATTCCGATCGTCAAGGGTTCGGCCGTCGTCGCGCTGAACGATGGCGACGCCAAGCTCGGCGAGGACGCGATCCTCGAGCTGATGACCGCCGTCGACGCCTACATCCCGCAGCCGGAGCGTCCGGTTGACCAGCCGTTCCTGATGCCGATCGAAGACGTGTTCTCGATCTCGGGCCGCGGCACGGTCGTGACCGGCCGCGTCGAGCGCGGCATCGTCAAGGTCGGCGAGGAAATCGAGATCGTCGGCATCCGTCCGACCGTCAAGACGACCTGCACCGGCGTCGAAATGTTCCGCAAGCTGCTCGACCAGGGCCAGGCCGGCGACAACATCGGCGCGCTGCTTCGCGGCATCGACCGTGAAGGCGTCGAGCGCGGTCAGGTCCTGTGCAAGCCCGGTTCGGTGACGCCGCACACGGTGTTCAAGGCCGAGGCCTACATCCTGACGAAGGAAGAGGGTGGCCGTCACACGCCGTTCTTCACCAACTACCGTCCGCAGTTCTATTTCCGGACGACGGACGTCACGGGCATCGTCACGCTGCCGGAAGGCGTCGAGATGGTGATGCCGGGCGACAACATTTCGGTCGACGTCGAGCTGATCGTGCCGATCGCCATGGAAGAGAAGCTGCGTTTCGCCATCCGTGAAGGCGGTCGTACCGTCGGCGCCGGCGTCGTCGCCAGCATCATCAAGTAA
- a CDS encoding RidA family protein, translating into MIRFANPPAAPQPPSRYSQVAVAPANAEFVFLSGQVGLNDDGSIAEGAERQAELTWKHIETLLASEGLTLADVVKVTGYLTSADDVGAYKTVRDRLMPEPPPASTVVIVSGFVAKGLLVEIDVVAVKRA; encoded by the coding sequence ATGATCCGCTTTGCCAATCCGCCCGCCGCTCCGCAGCCGCCGAGCCGCTATTCGCAGGTCGCGGTCGCGCCGGCCAATGCCGAATTCGTCTTCCTGTCCGGCCAGGTCGGCCTGAACGACGACGGCAGCATCGCCGAGGGCGCGGAGCGCCAGGCCGAGCTGACCTGGAAGCACATCGAGACGCTGCTGGCTTCCGAAGGGCTGACGCTCGCCGACGTCGTCAAGGTGACGGGCTATCTGACCAGCGCGGACGATGTCGGCGCGTACAAGACTGTGCGCGACCGGCTGATGCCCGAGCCGCCGCCGGCTTCCACCGTTGTCATCGTCTCGGGCTTCGTCGCCAAGGGCCTCCTCGTCGAGATCGACGTGGTCGCCGTCAAGCGCGCCTGA
- a CDS encoding NAD-dependent succinate-semialdehyde dehydrogenase has product MTLTLNDPSLLRTQCYVNGVFVGEGETPVTNPATGAELARVPAFGAAEATEAVEAAERAFRPWAARVAKDRANILRRWFDLIVENRDDLALILTSEQGKPLAEAKGEIDYAAAYVEFYAEEAKRIAGETLPSHRADGRILVLRQPTGVVAAITPWNFPAAMITRKVGPAIAAGCTVVLKPAGETPLTALALAELAQRAGLPAGVLNVVTGPARPIGEVLTSHPAIRIVGFTGSTEVGKQLMRQSAGTVKKVALELGGNAPFIVFDDADLDAAVEGAILSKFRNAGQTCVCTNRIYVQRGVEAAFTEKLATAVAALKVGNGVGGDVQLGPLINEKAVQKIEEHIADALAKGARTLVGGKRHALGGTFFEPTLIAGVDETMQVAGEETFGPLAPVFVFDDEAEVVAKANDTEFGLAAYLYTRDVGRIFRVGEALEYGMVGINSGLISTELAPFGGVKESGNSREGSHHGIEEFVEKKYLFVGGLDR; this is encoded by the coding sequence ATGACCCTGACCCTGAACGATCCCTCGCTCTTGCGGACCCAGTGCTACGTCAATGGCGTCTTCGTCGGGGAGGGCGAGACGCCCGTCACCAATCCGGCGACGGGCGCGGAGCTGGCGCGCGTGCCGGCCTTCGGCGCCGCCGAGGCGACCGAGGCGGTCGAGGCGGCTGAGCGCGCCTTCCGGCCGTGGGCGGCGCGCGTCGCCAAGGATCGCGCCAACATCCTGCGCCGCTGGTTCGACCTGATCGTCGAAAACCGCGACGACCTCGCGCTGATCCTGACTTCGGAGCAGGGCAAGCCGCTCGCCGAGGCCAAGGGCGAGATCGACTACGCCGCGGCCTACGTCGAATTCTACGCCGAGGAGGCGAAGCGGATCGCCGGCGAGACGCTGCCGAGCCACCGCGCCGACGGCCGCATCCTGGTGCTGCGCCAGCCGACCGGCGTCGTCGCGGCGATCACGCCGTGGAATTTCCCCGCCGCCATGATCACCCGCAAGGTCGGCCCGGCGATCGCCGCCGGCTGCACCGTCGTGCTGAAGCCGGCCGGCGAGACGCCTCTGACGGCGCTGGCGCTGGCGGAACTTGCCCAGCGAGCCGGCCTGCCGGCGGGCGTGCTCAACGTCGTCACCGGTCCGGCCCGACCGATCGGCGAGGTGCTGACCTCGCATCCCGCCATCCGCATCGTCGGCTTCACCGGCTCGACCGAAGTCGGCAAGCAGCTGATGCGGCAGTCCGCCGGCACGGTGAAGAAGGTGGCGCTGGAGCTCGGCGGCAACGCGCCCTTCATCGTCTTCGACGACGCCGATCTCGATGCGGCCGTCGAAGGCGCGATCCTGTCGAAGTTCCGCAATGCCGGCCAGACCTGCGTCTGCACCAACCGCATCTATGTCCAGCGCGGTGTCGAGGCGGCGTTCACCGAGAAGCTGGCGACCGCCGTCGCGGCCCTGAAGGTCGGCAATGGTGTCGGCGGCGACGTGCAGCTCGGACCGCTGATCAACGAGAAGGCGGTTCAGAAGATCGAGGAGCATATCGCCGATGCGCTTGCGAAGGGTGCGCGGACGCTGGTCGGCGGCAAGCGGCATGCGCTTGGCGGCACCTTCTTCGAGCCGACGCTGATCGCCGGCGTCGACGAGACCATGCAGGTCGCCGGCGAGGAGACCTTCGGTCCGTTGGCGCCCGTCTTCGTCTTCGATGACGAGGCAGAGGTCGTCGCCAAGGCCAACGACACCGAGTTCGGCCTCGCCGCCTATCTCTACACCCGCGATGTCGGCCGGATCTTCCGCGTCGGCGAGGCGCTCGAATACGGCATGGTCGGCATCAATTCCGGCCTGATCTCGACCGAGCTGGCGCCGTTCGGTGGCGTCAAGGAATCAGGCAATTCCCGCGAGGGCTCGCATCACGGCATCGAGGAATTCGTCGAGAAGAAGTACCTCTTCGTCGGCGGCCTCGATCGCTGA